A window from Salvia miltiorrhiza cultivar Shanhuang (shh) chromosome 2, IMPLAD_Smil_shh, whole genome shotgun sequence encodes these proteins:
- the LOC131008304 gene encoding uncharacterized protein LOC131008304 produces the protein MDEEVRYVMGESVSAVIQRKLPTKRKDPGMFTIPCNIGGTNMDKAMMDLGASINVMPLAVYKRLNIGAMRNTLVVTQLADRSNAYPGGVVEDVLIKVGDLIFPADFYVLDTGPETGENAILLERSLMMTTGTKIDMKTEILTCEFDGVQEEFNIYETMKRKQEMETMDMINVFETLVQEHGIDFGSGDTTKKVIQYGLTDRDAKRMEDEDIKEAIMELYSLRESTLDAEMEVDQRIKDVRSIQLEEQQQKLPKHLQYAYLGPDETLPVIISVDLTLAQEEHLVRVLRENRKAIGWTLADIKGISPTEYMQHIYLDEGTKPV, from the exons ATGGATGAAGAAGTCCGATATGTGATGGGCGAAAGTGTTTCGGCTGTGATCCAACGGAAGTTACCCACAAAACGGAAGGATCCGGGAATGTTTACCATTCCGTGCAACATTGGTGGAACAAACATGGATAAAGCGATGATGGACTTGGGAGCTTCCATAAATGTGATGCCACTGGCCGTTTATAAGAGGTTGAACATTGGGGCAATGAGGAATACCCTTGTGGTCACACAGTTGGCCGACAGATCCAACGCCTATCCTGGAGGTGTGGTGGAGGACGTACTGATTAAAGTcggggatttgattttcccagctGACTTTTATGTCCTGGATACCGGTCCAGAAACTGGAGAGAATGCTATATTATTGGAAAGGTCGTTAATGATGACCACTGGAACCAAAATTGATATGAAGACCGAAATTTTAACATGTGAGTTTGATGGAGTCCAGGAAGAGTTCAACATCTATGAAACCATGAAGAGGAAGCAAGAAATGGAAACGATGGACATGATCAATGTGTTTGAAACCCTAGTACAAGAACATGGAATTGATTTTGGTTCAGGGGATACGACAAAGAAAGTAATTCAGTATGGCCTAACCGATCGAGATGCAAAACGTATGGAGGATGAGGATATCAAAGAAGCTATCATGGAGCTTTACTCTCTTCGAGAAAGTACCTTGGATGCTGAGATGGAAGTAGATCAGAGAATCAAGGATGTGAGGTCTATTCAGTTGGAGGAACAACAGCAG AAATTACCCAAGCACTTGCAATATGCTTATTTGGGTCCTGACGAAACACTTCCAGTCATCATTAGTGTAGATTTAACTCTTGCGCAGGAAGAACATTTGGTCAGAGTTCTACGGGAGAATAGGaaagccatcggttggaccttgGCTGATATCAAGGGGATCAGTCCAACGGAGTACATGCAGCACATCTATTTGGATGAAGGAACCAAACCTGTCTGA